The Novosphingobium kaempferiae genome includes a window with the following:
- a CDS encoding S8 family serine peptidase — protein sequence MRHRTLIIMAPVIIGLATLLSVAPSQAQLGGGLGGGLPVDVPGAIGRVRDTLRDVTAPVVEPVGDLVRDVRSLARERVERLTRVVADHGDRVEWDDERQPAVRGEVLLLDPDPAALETARRQGYAVLEQGALEGLDVSYARLGAPADMPLGRAVKDLRKALPGREITADQLHFPSGKVGRPVDTRPSSSALPRGGTVGVIDGGISGSERLAGQRGFAAGAPKASDHASAIASLLTGAGTAKIYGADVYGGDPAGGNALAIAKALGWMQGQGVPVVSISLVGPANPLLARAVASAQGKGMVIVAAVGNDGAAAPAAYPASYPGVVAVTGVDGAGRPLIEAGRATHLDYAAPGADMSALVPGKGRVSLRGTSYAAPLAASRIAARRATLGSVADAVKATDSEAIRGAKRTGRGVLCNVCRSGV from the coding sequence ATGAGACACCGCACCCTGATCATCATGGCCCCTGTCATCATCGGGCTGGCGACGCTGCTATCGGTCGCCCCGTCGCAGGCGCAGCTGGGTGGCGGGCTGGGCGGCGGACTGCCGGTCGATGTGCCGGGTGCGATCGGGCGGGTGCGCGATACCTTGCGCGACGTGACTGCGCCGGTGGTGGAGCCGGTCGGCGATCTGGTGCGCGACGTGCGCTCGCTCGCGCGGGAACGGGTGGAGCGGCTGACCCGCGTGGTCGCCGATCATGGCGACCGGGTGGAGTGGGACGACGAACGCCAGCCAGCCGTGCGGGGTGAAGTGCTGCTGCTCGATCCCGATCCGGCAGCGCTGGAGACGGCGCGGCGGCAGGGCTATGCGGTTCTGGAACAGGGCGCGCTGGAGGGGCTGGACGTTTCCTACGCGCGGCTGGGCGCGCCCGCCGACATGCCGCTGGGCCGGGCAGTGAAGGACTTGCGCAAGGCGCTGCCGGGGCGCGAGATCACGGCGGACCAGCTGCACTTTCCTTCGGGGAAGGTGGGGCGTCCGGTGGATACGAGACCGTCGTCCTCGGCCCTCCCGCGCGGCGGTACCGTGGGCGTGATCGACGGCGGCATCTCGGGGTCTGAGCGTCTTGCGGGTCAGCGCGGCTTCGCGGCGGGCGCGCCAAAGGCGAGCGACCATGCCAGCGCCATCGCCTCGCTGCTGACGGGGGCGGGCACCGCGAAGATCTATGGCGCGGACGTCTATGGCGGCGATCCGGCGGGCGGCAATGCGCTGGCCATCGCCAAGGCGCTGGGCTGGATGCAGGGGCAGGGAGTGCCGGTCGTCTCGATCAGCCTGGTCGGCCCTGCGAACCCGCTGCTGGCGCGCGCGGTCGCTTCGGCGCAGGGCAAGGGCATGGTGATCGTCGCCGCCGTGGGCAACGACGGGGCGGCGGCTCCGGCGGCCTATCCCGCATCCTATCCCGGCGTCGTCGCCGTGACCGGCGTGGACGGCGCGGGGCGTCCGCTGATCGAGGCGGGGCGGGCGACGCATCTGGATTACGCCGCGCCGGGGGCGGACATGTCGGCGCTGGTGCCCGGCAAGGGGAGGGTTTCGCTACGGGGCACGTCTTATGCGGCGCCGCTGGCGGCTTCGCGGATTGCTGCGCGCAGGGCCACGCTCGGTTCGGTGGCGGATGCTGTGAAAGCCACGGATTCCGAGGCGATCCGGGGGGCGAAGCGTACCGGGCGCGGCGTGCTCTGCAATGTGTGCCGCTCGGGCGTCTGA
- a CDS encoding RNA polymerase sigma factor, translated as MSQDRFCEELTALLPRLRRFARGLTHDAADADDLCQQTVERALKSRQSWQDGTRLDAWVYRIMRNQWIDEVRARTRRSQTFTHADEGMNVGAPGDRDAENLVELGNVGRALARLPEDQREAVMLVLVEGFAYKEAAEIIGVPQGTLTSRLGRGREALLRELGEIA; from the coding sequence ATGAGCCAGGACCGTTTCTGCGAAGAGCTGACCGCCCTGCTGCCGCGCCTGCGGCGGTTCGCGCGTGGCCTGACGCATGATGCGGCCGACGCCGACGACTTGTGCCAGCAGACGGTCGAGCGTGCGCTCAAGTCCCGCCAGTCGTGGCAGGACGGCACGCGGCTCGACGCTTGGGTTTACAGGATCATGCGCAACCAGTGGATCGACGAAGTACGGGCAAGGACGCGGCGTTCGCAGACCTTCACCCATGCGGATGAGGGGATGAACGTGGGCGCGCCTGGCGACCGCGATGCCGAGAACCTCGTGGAACTCGGCAATGTCGGCCGTGCGCTTGCCCGCCTGCCCGAAGACCAGCGCGAGGCGGTGATGCTCGTTCTGGTGGAGGGCTTCGCCTACAAGGAAGCCGCCGAGATCATCGGCGTGCCGCAGGGCACGCTGACCTCGCGCCTCGGTCGGGGCCGCGAGGCGCTGCTGCGCGAACTGGGAGAAATCGCATGA
- a CDS encoding transcriptional regulator — translation MSVTDEDLTAYADGELTGAEAERVAAAIAADPALAARLDAEKRLRAMLGGHFDPVMTEPVPESLTLMIAAAAADDAEREMIDTPASPPAPQEPARILDFAAARARREAAAKAATPPLRLSPRWGAGAAIAASLVLGLVVGTQMPREGARTTQDGALVATGSLARGLEGRLAADDTPGDLRVLTSFRRDGGDYCRVYEARATSGIACKGNDGWTLERVQATGQRESGEYRQAGSTQGDLMAAAQAMASGEPLDAQQERAARALGWVK, via the coding sequence ATGAGCGTCACCGACGAAGACCTGACCGCCTATGCCGACGGCGAACTGACGGGGGCCGAGGCCGAGCGCGTCGCCGCCGCCATCGCCGCCGATCCGGCTCTGGCAGCGCGGCTCGACGCGGAAAAGCGCCTGCGCGCGATGCTCGGCGGGCATTTCGATCCCGTGATGACGGAGCCGGTGCCCGAAAGCCTGACGCTGATGATCGCCGCTGCCGCCGCCGACGACGCCGAGCGCGAGATGATCGATACGCCTGCCAGCCCTCCGGCTCCGCAGGAACCCGCGCGCATCCTCGATTTCGCCGCCGCCCGCGCGCGCCGCGAGGCCGCAGCGAAAGCCGCCACGCCGCCGCTGCGCCTGTCGCCGCGCTGGGGCGCAGGCGCGGCCATCGCCGCCTCGCTCGTCCTTGGCCTCGTCGTCGGCACGCAGATGCCGCGCGAAGGCGCGCGCACCACACAGGACGGCGCGCTGGTCGCCACCGGCTCGCTGGCGCGCGGCCTCGAAGGCCGGCTTGCCGCCGACGATACCCCCGGCGACTTGCGCGTGCTCACCAGCTTCCGCCGCGACGGCGGCGACTACTGCCGCGTCTACGAGGCGCGTGCGACTTCCGGCATCGCCTGCAAGGGCAACGACGGCTGGACGCTGGAGCGCGTGCAGGCCACCGGCCAGCGCGAGTCCGGCGAATACCGGCAGGCCGGCTCCACGCAGGGCGACCTCATGGCCGCTGCACAGGCCATGGCCTCGGGCGAGCCGCTCGACGCCCAGCAGGAACGCGCGGCGCGGGCACTGGGTTGGGTGAAGTAG
- a CDS encoding glycosyltransferase family 2 protein, with protein sequence MLIVVPCLNEEVHLPSLLDRLLDEAQGATIVVADGGSRDRSRAIVAALAKRHRNLFLLDNPKRIQSAAVNLAVRRHGMGHRWLVRIDAHATYPVRYVERLCRSAARTGATSVVVPMVTQGNACFQKAAAAAQNSVLGTGGAAHRRLGRGAWVDHGHHALFDLELFMRVGGYDENFAANEDAELDRRLLAAGGRIWLEPKTAITYHPRRTPGALFRQYRNYGKGRARNLRRHPAPVKLRQMLPLGVIPAILTACIGSAIVPLEPSASLLAVPMACWLFGSLVAGLMLGWRARCWCAAGAGLAAMTMHAGWSLGFIMEALDRRGMPEPPVPLRFEPVESTMARSEPAFAVA encoded by the coding sequence GTGCTCATCGTCGTGCCGTGCCTCAATGAAGAGGTGCACCTGCCATCGCTGCTGGATCGTCTTCTGGATGAAGCGCAGGGCGCTACGATCGTCGTGGCGGATGGGGGCAGCCGAGACCGGAGCCGGGCGATCGTGGCTGCATTGGCCAAGAGGCATCGCAATCTATTCCTGCTGGATAATCCGAAACGGATCCAAAGCGCGGCCGTGAACCTTGCCGTTCGTCGGCATGGGATGGGTCATCGCTGGCTGGTTCGGATCGACGCCCACGCGACTTATCCCGTGCGCTACGTCGAGCGACTGTGCCGATCCGCGGCGCGGACCGGTGCGACATCGGTCGTTGTGCCGATGGTCACGCAGGGCAACGCATGTTTCCAGAAGGCCGCGGCGGCGGCGCAGAATTCGGTGCTGGGCACGGGGGGAGCGGCACATCGCCGCCTCGGCCGTGGGGCCTGGGTAGACCATGGGCATCACGCACTTTTCGATCTGGAACTGTTCATGCGGGTCGGTGGCTACGACGAGAATTTCGCGGCCAACGAGGATGCCGAACTCGACCGGCGTCTGCTCGCGGCGGGCGGGAGGATCTGGCTGGAGCCGAAGACTGCCATCACCTATCATCCGCGCCGTACGCCGGGTGCGCTGTTTCGGCAGTATCGGAATTACGGGAAGGGGCGTGCGCGTAACCTCAGACGTCACCCAGCGCCCGTGAAGCTGCGGCAGATGCTGCCGCTGGGCGTGATCCCCGCGATCTTAACGGCGTGCATCGGGTCTGCCATCGTGCCCTTGGAGCCTTCGGCCTCGTTGCTTGCTGTGCCGATGGCGTGCTGGCTGTTCGGCTCGCTGGTGGCGGGTTTGATGCTCGGGTGGCGTGCGCGTTGCTGGTGCGCGGCCGGGGCGGGTCTCGCGGCCATGACCATGCATGCCGGGTGGTCGCTGGGGTTCATCATGGAAGCGCTGGACCGGCGCGGTATGCCTGAACCGCCGGTGCCGCTGAGGTTCGAGCCTGTGGAGAGTACCATGGCCCGATCTGAGCCTGCATTCGCCGTGGCTTGA